The Drosophila nasuta strain 15112-1781.00 chromosome 2L, ASM2355853v1, whole genome shotgun sequence genome window below encodes:
- the LOC132798787 gene encoding LIM/homeobox protein Lhx3 isoform X3, with protein sequence MQIATIPKCGGCHELILDRFILKVLERTWHAKCLQCSECHAQLNDKCFARNGQLFCKEDFFKRYGTKCSACDMGIPPTQVVRRAQDNVYHLQCFLCAMCSRTLNTGDEFYLMEDRKLICKRDYEEAKAKGLYLDGSLDGDQPNKRPRTTITAKQLETLKTAYNNSPKPARHVREQLSQDTGLDMRVVQVWFQNRRAKEKRLKKDAGRTRWSQYFRSMKGNCSPRADKFLDKDDLKVDYDSFSHHDLSNDSYSTVNLGLDEGASPHSIRGSYLHGSSSPSQYPPSSRSPPAVGQSHTFGSYPDNIVYTNIDHAVGAGMHPNKSHHRLHSSNNVSDLSNDSSPDQGYPDFPPSPDSWLGDSGSTNNTSINNNNNNASSNNNNSNNNSSGTNTGSSGNGSGPTSNSNATAAATPNPATPGVHY encoded by the exons atgcaaatcg CAACGATACCAAAGTGTGGCGGATGCCACGAACTGATCCTCGATCGCTTCATACTCAAGGTGCTGGAGAGGACATGGCACGCCAAGTGCCTACAATGCAGCGAGTGCCACGCCCAGCTGAACGACAAGTGTTTCGCACGGAACGGGCAGCTGTTCTGCAAGGAGGACTTCTTCAA ACGTTATGGTACGAAGTGTTCCGCTTGTGATATGGGAATACCGCCAACGCAGGTGGTGCGTCGTGCCCAGGACAATGTCTATCATCTGCAGTGCTTCCTCTGCGCCATGTGCTCGCGCACCCTCAACACCGGCGATGAGTTCTATCTGATGGAGGATCGCAAGCTCATCTGTAAGCGTGACTACGAGGAGGCTAAGGCGAAGG GTCTTTATTTGGACGGCTCGCTGGACGGTGATCAGCCGAATAAAAGGCCGCGGACCACAATCACCGCTAAGCAGCTGGAGACTCTGAAGACCGCGTACAACAATAGCCCGAAACCCGCCCGACATGTACGTGAACAACTGTCCCAGGACACGGGTCTCGATATGCGTGTGGTGCAAGTCTGGTTTCAGAACAG gcGCGCCAAGGAGAAGCGCCTGAAAAAGGATGCAGGACGCACTCGATGGAGCCAATACTTCCGCTCAATGAAGGGCAACTGCTCGCCCCGCGCTGACAAATTCCTCGACAAGGATGACCTGAAAGTGGATTACGACAGCTTCAGTCATCATG ATCTTAGCAACGATAGCTACAGCACCGTCAATTTGGGCCTGGACGAAGGCGCCTCGCCGCACAGCATACGCGGTTCCTACTTGCATGGCAGCTCGAGTCCATCGCAGTATCCTCCGAGCAGTCGCTCCCCGCCAGCGGTGGGCCAAAGCCACACGTTCGGCTCATATCCCGACAATATTGTATACACTAATATTG ATCACGCTGTGGGTGCTGGAATGCATCCAAACAAATCACATCATCGCCTGCACAGTAGCAACAATGTTTCAGATTTAAGCAACGATTCTAGTCCCGATCAGGGCTATCCTGACTTTCCACCCAGTCCCGACTCCTGGCTCGGCGATTCGGGGagcaccaacaacaccagcatcaacaacaacaacaacaatgcaagcagtaataataacaatagcaacaataacagcagtgGCACAAACACGGGATCCTCTGGAAACGGAAGTGGGCCAACATCCAATTCAAATGCAACCGCAGCCGCAACTCCCAATCCTGCAACTCCCGGCGTTCATTACTGA
- the LOC132798787 gene encoding LIM/homeobox protein Lhx3 isoform X2 — translation MELLKLMMFKSDFLSNGKCDDRVPPINLSQLPEFLLSTIPKCGGCHELILDRFILKVLERTWHAKCLQCSECHAQLNDKCFARNGQLFCKEDFFKRYGTKCSACDMGIPPTQVVRRAQDNVYHLQCFLCAMCSRTLNTGDEFYLMEDRKLICKRDYEEAKAKGLYLDGSLDGDQPNKRPRTTITAKQLETLKTAYNNSPKPARHVREQLSQDTGLDMRVVQVWFQNRRAKEKRLKKDAGRTRWSQYFRSMKGNCSPRADKFLDKDDLKVDYDSFSHHDLSNDSYSTVNLGLDEGASPHSIRGSYLHGSSSPSQYPPSSRSPPAVGQSHTFGSYPDNIVYTNIDHAVGAGMHPNKSHHRLHSSNNVSDLSNDSSPDQGYPDFPPSPDSWLGDSGSTNNTSINNNNNNASSNNNNSNNNSSGTNTGSSGNGSGPTSNSNATAAATPNPATPGVHY, via the exons ATGGAACTTTTGAAGCTAATGATGTTCAAAAGTGACTTTCTGTCCAATGGCAAATGTGACGATCGCGTACCGCCCATTAACCTTAGTCAATTGCCAGAGTTTCTCTTGT CAACGATACCAAAGTGTGGCGGATGCCACGAACTGATCCTCGATCGCTTCATACTCAAGGTGCTGGAGAGGACATGGCACGCCAAGTGCCTACAATGCAGCGAGTGCCACGCCCAGCTGAACGACAAGTGTTTCGCACGGAACGGGCAGCTGTTCTGCAAGGAGGACTTCTTCAA ACGTTATGGTACGAAGTGTTCCGCTTGTGATATGGGAATACCGCCAACGCAGGTGGTGCGTCGTGCCCAGGACAATGTCTATCATCTGCAGTGCTTCCTCTGCGCCATGTGCTCGCGCACCCTCAACACCGGCGATGAGTTCTATCTGATGGAGGATCGCAAGCTCATCTGTAAGCGTGACTACGAGGAGGCTAAGGCGAAGG GTCTTTATTTGGACGGCTCGCTGGACGGTGATCAGCCGAATAAAAGGCCGCGGACCACAATCACCGCTAAGCAGCTGGAGACTCTGAAGACCGCGTACAACAATAGCCCGAAACCCGCCCGACATGTACGTGAACAACTGTCCCAGGACACGGGTCTCGATATGCGTGTGGTGCAAGTCTGGTTTCAGAACAG gcGCGCCAAGGAGAAGCGCCTGAAAAAGGATGCAGGACGCACTCGATGGAGCCAATACTTCCGCTCAATGAAGGGCAACTGCTCGCCCCGCGCTGACAAATTCCTCGACAAGGATGACCTGAAAGTGGATTACGACAGCTTCAGTCATCATG ATCTTAGCAACGATAGCTACAGCACCGTCAATTTGGGCCTGGACGAAGGCGCCTCGCCGCACAGCATACGCGGTTCCTACTTGCATGGCAGCTCGAGTCCATCGCAGTATCCTCCGAGCAGTCGCTCCCCGCCAGCGGTGGGCCAAAGCCACACGTTCGGCTCATATCCCGACAATATTGTATACACTAATATTG ATCACGCTGTGGGTGCTGGAATGCATCCAAACAAATCACATCATCGCCTGCACAGTAGCAACAATGTTTCAGATTTAAGCAACGATTCTAGTCCCGATCAGGGCTATCCTGACTTTCCACCCAGTCCCGACTCCTGGCTCGGCGATTCGGGGagcaccaacaacaccagcatcaacaacaacaacaacaatgcaagcagtaataataacaatagcaacaataacagcagtgGCACAAACACGGGATCCTCTGGAAACGGAAGTGGGCCAACATCCAATTCAAATGCAACCGCAGCCGCAACTCCCAATCCTGCAACTCCCGGCGTTCATTACTGA